The Halomicronema hongdechloris C2206 genome includes a window with the following:
- a CDS encoding NAD(P)H-quinone oxidoreductase subunit 5, producing the protein MESIDALYDYAWLVPVLPLLGAMVVGTGLISYSQATTRLRQASAIAIVSLTGAAMVLSFVLFWSQLQGHEPFNRMVEWASAGDFRLTMGYTIDHLAALMLVVVTTVAFLVMVYTHGYMAHDPGYVRFYAYLSLFTSSMLGLVVSPNLLQVYVFWELVGMCSYLLIGFWYDRKAAADACQKAFVTNRVGDFGLLLGMLALFWATGSFEFDIMGERLTDLVQSGGLSATMAAVFAILVFLGPMAKSAQFPLHVWLPDAMEGPTPISALIHAATMVAAGVFLVARMFPVFEQLPTAMTAVAWVGAVTAFMGASIAITQNDIKKGLAYSTMSQLGYMVMAMGVGAYGAGLFHLTTHAYFKAMLFLCSGSVIHGMEGVVGHDPALAQDMRLMGGLRRFMPVTAFTFLVGTLAICGIPPFAGFWSKDEILGSTFAVSPALWAVGWITAGITAFYMFRMYFMTFEGSFRGNQSEIRQQLKREELQRLGLSLGPGAMNPQELTLDSETAAHDEHEHHSHEPHESPVSMTLPLLILAVPSALLGLMGMPFANYFEAFIHAPGEAMNLLEHAEAFDWQEFLVMAGSSVAIALGGIVLALLMYRLKVLDAGAIARQIEPLYQFSLNKWYIDDIYEVVFVQGSRKLAKQVLEIDIRIVDGIVNLAGFVTLISGEGLKYLENGRAQFYALIVFGAVLSLVLISGIT; encoded by the coding sequence ATGGAATCGATTGACGCCCTATACGACTACGCTTGGTTGGTACCTGTTCTACCTCTGTTAGGTGCCATGGTCGTTGGCACGGGTTTAATTTCCTATAGCCAGGCCACAACACGGCTGCGACAAGCTTCTGCTATTGCTATCGTCTCTCTGACGGGGGCGGCAATGGTGCTGTCCTTTGTGCTGTTTTGGAGTCAGCTCCAGGGGCATGAGCCTTTTAACCGGATGGTGGAATGGGCTTCAGCGGGAGATTTTCGTCTGACCATGGGATACACCATTGACCACCTAGCGGCCTTAATGCTGGTGGTGGTGACTACGGTGGCCTTTCTGGTGATGGTCTATACCCATGGCTACATGGCCCACGACCCAGGCTATGTCCGCTTTTACGCCTATCTCAGTCTGTTCACCTCATCCATGCTGGGATTGGTGGTCAGCCCAAACCTGCTCCAGGTTTACGTATTCTGGGAGTTGGTGGGGATGTGCTCCTATCTATTGATTGGGTTTTGGTATGACCGCAAGGCAGCCGCCGATGCTTGTCAGAAGGCATTTGTGACCAACCGAGTAGGAGACTTTGGTTTGCTACTGGGTATGCTGGCGCTGTTCTGGGCGACAGGCAGCTTTGAGTTTGACATCATGGGCGAGCGTCTGACGGATTTGGTCCAGTCGGGTGGTCTGAGTGCGACCATGGCAGCTGTCTTTGCGATTTTGGTGTTTCTTGGCCCCATGGCTAAGTCGGCCCAGTTTCCTCTGCATGTGTGGCTGCCAGATGCCATGGAGGGTCCGACGCCGATTTCGGCCCTAATTCACGCGGCCACGATGGTGGCAGCCGGGGTCTTCCTAGTCGCCCGTATGTTCCCGGTGTTTGAACAACTACCGACGGCTATGACTGCGGTGGCCTGGGTAGGGGCGGTCACTGCCTTCATGGGCGCTAGTATTGCCATTACTCAGAATGACATCAAGAAGGGGCTAGCTTACTCCACCATGTCCCAGTTGGGGTATATGGTCATGGCTATGGGGGTAGGAGCTTATGGTGCCGGTCTCTTTCACTTAACCACCCATGCCTATTTCAAGGCGATGCTGTTCCTCTGTTCTGGATCGGTCATCCACGGTATGGAGGGAGTCGTGGGCCATGATCCAGCTCTGGCTCAGGATATGCGGTTAATGGGAGGACTGCGCCGGTTTATGCCGGTGACAGCTTTCACCTTCTTGGTGGGGACGTTGGCCATCTGCGGAATTCCACCGTTTGCTGGATTTTGGTCTAAGGATGAAATCCTCGGCTCTACCTTTGCGGTGAGCCCAGCACTGTGGGCTGTGGGCTGGATTACCGCTGGCATTACGGCGTTCTATATGTTCCGCATGTATTTTATGACCTTTGAAGGGAGCTTTCGCGGCAACCAGTCTGAGATTCGCCAGCAGTTGAAGCGGGAAGAGTTGCAGCGGCTGGGGTTATCGCTGGGACCGGGGGCGATGAATCCCCAGGAGTTGACCCTAGATAGTGAAACAGCAGCCCATGACGAGCATGAGCACCACAGCCATGAGCCCCATGAGTCACCTGTTTCAATGACGTTGCCATTACTGATCTTGGCAGTGCCATCGGCGCTGCTGGGGTTGATGGGCATGCCCTTCGCCAATTATTTTGAAGCCTTTATTCATGCTCCTGGAGAAGCCATGAATTTATTGGAGCATGCTGAGGCATTTGATTGGCAGGAGTTTCTGGTGATGGCTGGTAGCTCTGTGGCCATTGCCCTGGGGGGCATTGTCCTGGCTCTGCTGATGTACCGCCTCAAGGTATTAGATGCCGGTGCGATCGCACGTCAAATTGAGCCTCTATATCAGTTCTCCCTCAACAAGTGGTACATCGACGACATCTACGAGGTGGTCTTCGTTCAAGGCAGTCGCAAGCTAGCCAAACAAGTTCTGGAGATTGACATCCGTATTGTCGACGGCATCGTCAACCTAGCTGGCTTTGTCACCCTGATCTCTGGCGAAGGGTTGAAATACCTAGAGAATGGTCGAGCCCAGTTCTACGCGCTGATCGTGTTTGGAGCCGTCCTGAGTCTGGTGCTAATTTCAGGGATTACCTGA
- a CDS encoding putative toxin-antitoxin system toxin component, PIN family, with protein sequence MRFVFDTNTVVSALLFKDSIPGRALYFALAHGNILISSETITELIEVINRRKFDKYLTNDEREEFLESLLVRAELVEVLEDLKICRDPKDDKFLNLASSGEANFIVTGDDDLLILKSYRDIPILNAKDFLELFSR encoded by the coding sequence TTGCGTTTTGTTTTCGATACCAACACTGTGGTTAGTGCTCTTCTGTTCAAGGATTCAATTCCAGGCAGAGCACTCTATTTTGCTTTGGCCCATGGAAACATATTGATTTCTTCGGAGACCATTACAGAATTAATTGAAGTCATCAATCGCCGAAAGTTTGACAAATATCTAACCAATGATGAACGTGAGGAATTTTTAGAATCACTTTTGGTTAGAGCTGAACTTGTCGAAGTTCTAGAAGACTTAAAGATTTGTAGAGATCCTAAAGATGATAAATTCCTGAATCTTGCATCGAGTGGTGAAGCTAATTTTATTGTGACTGGAGATGATGATTTACTTATTCTGAAATCATATCGCGATATTCCAATACTTAATGCTAAGGATTTCCTGGAGCTGTTTTCTCGCTAA
- a CDS encoding VOC family protein: MRIVVNIDVPELAPAIAFYCSALGLEHNRTLDDDVAELIGTSSVIYLLQNPPDSNSAGIASETRRYSRHWTPVHIDFVVDNIAEAAKRALEAGAGQESECIEWRGSKCITFSDPFGHGFCLIEFAGKTYS, encoded by the coding sequence ATGAGAATAGTGGTGAACATTGACGTCCCGGAACTTGCGCCAGCGATAGCATTCTACTGCTCCGCTTTGGGTTTGGAGCACAACCGCACGTTGGACGACGACGTGGCAGAACTAATAGGCACGTCTTCGGTAATCTATCTTCTACAAAACCCTCCGGACTCAAATTCGGCAGGTATCGCATCGGAGACACGCAGGTATTCCAGACATTGGACACCAGTTCATATTGATTTCGTTGTAGACAACATCGCGGAGGCGGCAAAACGAGCGCTCGAAGCAGGCGCAGGCCAGGAAAGTGAATGCATTGAATGGAGAGGTTCAAAATGCATAACGTTCTCGGATCCATTCGGCCATGGGTTTTGCCTTATTGAGTTCGCGGGGAAAACGTACAGCTAG
- a CDS encoding GFA family protein gives MLCICRRKIVESITEHHGTCLCGAVRVTAKPKNDSISACHCTMCRNWGGGPLFAVECESDVNFEGAEHISTFSSSEWAERGFCQKCGTHLFYRLKQERHYAIPVGLFDGGDQWRFTEQIFIDQKPSFYSFSEKTKDLTGEEVFAQYSGK, from the coding sequence GTGTTATGTATCTGTAGGAGGAAGATTGTGGAATCTATAACAGAGCATCATGGTACTTGTCTCTGCGGTGCAGTCCGTGTCACAGCTAAACCGAAGAATGATAGCATTAGCGCTTGTCACTGCACGATGTGTCGAAACTGGGGTGGCGGTCCGCTTTTTGCCGTCGAGTGTGAAAGTGACGTGAATTTTGAGGGCGCCGAGCATATATCCACCTTCAGTTCTTCAGAGTGGGCCGAGCGCGGCTTCTGCCAGAAATGTGGCACTCATCTGTTTTACCGCTTAAAGCAAGAAAGGCATTATGCAATCCCTGTTGGGCTCTTTGACGGCGGTGACCAGTGGAGATTCACTGAGCAGATATTTATTGACCAAAAGCCCTCATTTTACTCGTTTTCAGAAAAAACGAAGGATCTTACCGGCGAAGAGGTTTTTGCCCAGTATTCCGGAAAATAA
- a CDS encoding Rieske 2Fe-2S domain-containing protein, producing MQPILPGAPWLIAHKSMLETNSPCKITLNGQDYVLWQSASGEVSALNNVCPHMQAPLSNGWICEEWNTIICPFHAVEFDGSGRLLRNDEWSRVPLAEPLELIIDGDFIWTYGGFEPRLPIPDLHRKVASEYEFLGVTAQRSIQSDFLSSLMINYDHDHQNGTHREFFKVKSTRSTFLEKDGVYAKVSQVAEKDDYTSEEIEANPMLGAIPEVMNNFLEYVFPSTQFFCLNSPDVKTYQGHILYPETENMTKTFILLYAKFSNSELKSIMQDSLLNAASIVVQQDADCLESLYPRQKAKIHLPNEEIMFYAEELYKNWNHSLVV from the coding sequence ATGCAACCTATTCTTCCTGGTGCACCTTGGCTCATCGCACATAAGTCGATGCTGGAGACCAACAGCCCTTGTAAAATCACGCTGAATGGTCAAGATTATGTCCTTTGGCAGAGTGCCTCTGGAGAGGTTTCCGCTCTTAATAACGTTTGTCCACATATGCAAGCTCCATTGTCTAATGGCTGGATTTGTGAGGAGTGGAATACGATCATCTGTCCATTTCATGCTGTGGAATTCGATGGCTCAGGACGTTTATTGCGAAACGATGAGTGGAGTCGTGTACCGCTGGCTGAACCGTTAGAGTTAATTATTGATGGTGATTTCATCTGGACTTATGGCGGGTTTGAGCCTCGGTTGCCCATTCCTGACTTGCATAGGAAAGTTGCATCTGAATATGAATTTTTGGGAGTAACTGCTCAGAGAAGCATTCAAAGTGATTTCTTGAGCAGTCTGATGATCAATTATGATCACGATCACCAAAACGGTACCCATAGAGAATTTTTCAAAGTCAAATCTACCCGATCTACGTTCCTTGAAAAAGATGGTGTTTACGCTAAAGTTTCCCAAGTAGCTGAGAAAGATGACTATACATCCGAAGAAATTGAAGCCAATCCGATGTTGGGAGCAATTCCGGAAGTGATGAACAACTTTCTTGAATATGTTTTTCCATCGACCCAGTTCTTTTGCTTAAATTCCCCCGATGTTAAAACGTATCAAGGTCATATTCTCTATCCAGAGACGGAAAATATGACTAAAACTTTTATTCTGCTCTATGCAAAATTCAGCAACTCTGAATTGAAGTCAATCATGCAGGATTCTCTGTTAAATGCAGCTTCGATTGTGGTTCAACAAGATGCTGATTGTCTTGAAAGTTTATATCCAAGGCAGAAGGCAAAAATTCATTTACCCAATGAAGAGATTATGTTCTATGCAGAAGAACTTTACAAAAACTGGAACCATTCATTAGTAGTCTAA
- a CDS encoding TetR family transcriptional regulator: MPKLSNSAAKREKQSRNPQITKANILSAAIEEFAQYGLSGARTEAIATRSGVTKAMLCYYFKNKETLYRSVLQQLVDDINNAFQPIDWERLSADQALEAVIRNYIGFEVSNRWHGMLWFQEAIQNQGRYGAETGWQAGFQTIVEILERGIAEEKFRQVDPFLTTINILGVCSFYFDAHENLKYLDPNKDLLSFDMVKQQTETTVNFILAGIAA; this comes from the coding sequence ATGCCCAAACTGTCTAACTCTGCTGCCAAGAGGGAAAAGCAAAGCCGTAACCCGCAAATTACAAAGGCTAATATTCTGTCGGCTGCGATTGAAGAATTTGCACAGTATGGTCTGTCTGGCGCACGGACAGAGGCGATCGCCACTCGTAGCGGTGTTACAAAAGCGATGCTCTGTTACTACTTTAAAAATAAGGAAACCCTTTATCGGTCTGTCTTGCAGCAGCTTGTTGATGATATTAACAACGCCTTTCAACCCATTGATTGGGAAAGACTGTCCGCAGATCAGGCGCTAGAGGCAGTTATCCGAAACTATATTGGATTTGAGGTCAGCAATCGCTGGCACGGAATGCTATGGTTCCAGGAAGCTATTCAGAATCAAGGTCGCTACGGTGCAGAGACAGGATGGCAAGCGGGTTTTCAAACGATTGTAGAAATCCTGGAACGAGGAATCGCTGAGGAAAAATTCCGCCAGGTTGATCCGTTTCTAACAACAATTAATATCTTGGGTGTCTGCTCGTTTTATTTCGATGCCCATGAAAACTTAAAATACCTTGACCCTAATAAAGACCTCCTAAGCTTTGACATGGTTAAGCAGCAAACAGAAACGACTGTCAATTTCATTCTTGCAGGTATAGCTGCTTAA
- a CDS encoding NAD(P)H-quinone oxidoreductase subunit 4, with the protein MELANFPWLTTIILLPIVASGAIPFLPDKDGRTVRWYALTVGLIDFVLIVVAFYQGYDTSASGLQLVESYTWVPQLDLNWSLGVDGLSMPLVLLTGFITTLAILAAWPVTLKPRLFYFLMLAMYSGQIGVFAVQDMLLFFLMWELELIPVYLLLAIWGGKKRLYAATKFILYTAGGSLFILVAALAMAFYGDTITFDMSALAEKAYSLRFQFLMYGVFIIAYAVKLPIIPLHTWLPDAHGEATAPVHMLLAGILLKMGGYALIRMNVGMLPDAHGYFAPVLVIFGIINIIYAALTSFAQRNLKRKIAYSSISHMGFVLVGVASFTDLGLSGAILQMVSHGLIGASLFFLVGATYDRTHTLILNEMGGVGKRMPKIFAMFTACSLASLALPGMSGFVAELMVFVGFATSDAYSLGFRLLAVILMAVGVILTPIYLLSMLREIFYGPENKELVEHEVLVDAEPREVFIIASLLVPIVGFGLYPKLLTEMYDATTLKITTRLRDAALVTAETNADGSPMAALPVLQAPKL; encoded by the coding sequence ATGGAGCTTGCCAACTTTCCCTGGCTAACAACCATTATCTTGTTGCCCATCGTCGCTTCTGGGGCCATTCCCTTCTTGCCGGATAAAGACGGGCGCACAGTACGGTGGTATGCCCTGACCGTAGGGCTGATTGATTTCGTCCTGATTGTGGTGGCCTTCTATCAGGGATATGACACCAGTGCGTCCGGTCTGCAACTGGTCGAAAGTTATACCTGGGTACCTCAACTCGACCTCAACTGGTCGCTAGGGGTCGATGGCCTCTCCATGCCATTGGTCCTGCTGACAGGCTTTATCACCACCCTGGCAATTCTGGCAGCTTGGCCTGTCACTTTGAAGCCACGCCTATTCTACTTTCTGATGCTAGCCATGTACTCCGGCCAGATCGGAGTATTCGCGGTGCAGGACATGCTGCTGTTCTTCCTGATGTGGGAACTGGAGCTCATTCCGGTATACCTGCTGCTGGCCATCTGGGGAGGGAAAAAGCGCCTCTATGCCGCCACCAAATTCATTCTCTACACCGCTGGAGGCTCCCTATTTATTCTGGTCGCAGCCCTAGCCATGGCCTTCTACGGGGACACCATTACCTTCGACATGTCAGCCTTGGCAGAGAAGGCCTATTCCCTCAGGTTTCAATTTCTCATGTACGGGGTCTTCATCATCGCCTACGCCGTCAAGTTGCCGATTATTCCCCTCCATACTTGGTTACCGGATGCCCATGGCGAGGCAACAGCCCCAGTACACATGCTGTTGGCTGGGATCCTGCTCAAGATGGGGGGCTATGCCCTGATTCGCATGAACGTGGGAATGTTGCCCGATGCTCACGGCTACTTTGCTCCAGTTTTAGTGATCTTCGGCATCATCAACATCATCTATGCCGCCCTCACCTCCTTTGCCCAACGCAACCTAAAGCGCAAGATCGCTTATTCCTCTATCTCCCACATGGGCTTTGTCTTAGTGGGGGTGGCCTCCTTTACGGACTTGGGCCTCAGTGGAGCGATCTTGCAAATGGTCTCCCACGGATTAATCGGCGCCAGCCTCTTTTTCTTGGTGGGGGCGACCTATGATCGGACTCACACCCTGATCCTGAATGAGATGGGTGGCGTCGGTAAGCGGATGCCGAAGATCTTCGCCATGTTCACCGCCTGCTCCCTGGCATCCCTGGCCCTACCTGGGATGAGCGGATTCGTGGCGGAGTTGATGGTGTTCGTTGGTTTCGCCACTAGCGACGCCTACAGCCTTGGGTTCCGGCTATTAGCCGTTATCTTGATGGCAGTCGGGGTAATTCTCACTCCCATTTACCTGCTCTCGATGCTACGGGAAATCTTCTATGGCCCGGAAAATAAAGAGTTAGTGGAGCACGAAGTCCTAGTTGACGCCGAGCCTCGGGAAGTCTTCATCATCGCCAGCCTGTTGGTGCCTATCGTTGGCTTCGGCCTTTATCCCAAGCTACTGACCGAAATGTACGATGCCACCACCCTGAAAATTACGACCCGGTTGCGGGATGCGGCCCTGGTGACGGCTGAGACCAATGCAGACGGATCTCCCATGGCAGCCCTGCCGGTGCTGCAAGCTCCCAAATTATAG